The following proteins come from a genomic window of Eubalaena glacialis isolate mEubGla1 chromosome X, mEubGla1.1.hap2.+ XY, whole genome shotgun sequence:
- the LOC133082312 gene encoding LOW QUALITY PROTEIN: transcription elongation factor A protein-like 3 (The sequence of the model RefSeq protein was modified relative to this genomic sequence to represent the inferred CDS: inserted 1 base in 1 codon) produces the protein MEKVYRENEGKPENEGNPDNEGKSKDAVDTEDEGKSDEEEKPEVEGKSEHEQELQNEGRPEDKGQPEDEGKREKQGKSEAEGKPHGEGKLESQAKPESQPRAAEKRPAEDYVPQKAKRKTDRGTDDSPKDYQGNLQXRHLGSEEMMRECADMSRAQEELRKRQKMGGFHWMQTDVQDPFTPRGQRGVRGMRGGGRGQRGLHDIPYL, from the exons ATGGAGAAGGTCTacagagaaaatgaaggaaagcCAGAAAATGAAGGAAACCCAGACAATGAGGGAAAGTCAAAAGATGCAGTAGATACAGAAGATGAAGGAAAGTCAGATGAGGAAGAAAAGCCAGAAGTGGAGGGGAAGTCAGAACATGAGCAGGAGCTCCAGAATGAGGGACGGCCAGAAGACAAGGGACAGCCAGAAGATGAGGGGAAGCGAGAAAAGCAGGGCAAGTCCGAAGCTGAGGGAAAACCACACGGTGAGGGCAAGCTGGAATCCCAGGCAAAGCCAGAGAGTCAGCCGCGGGCTGCCGAAAAGCGCCCCGCTGAAGACTATGTGCcccagaaagcaaaaagaaaaacggacAGGGGGACGGACGATTCCCCCAAGGACTATCAGGGCAACTTAC GAAGGCATCTGGGCAGTGAGGAGATGATGAGAGAATGTGCAGATATGTCAAGGGCTCAGGAAGAGttaaggaaaagacagaaaatgggTGGTTTTCATTGGATGCAAACAGATGTACAGGATCCATTCACCCCAAGGGGCCAACGGGGTGTCAGGGGAATGAGGGGCGGAGGTAGGGGCCAGAGGGGCTTACATGATATCCCATATCTTTAA